From the Lolium rigidum isolate FL_2022 chromosome 2, APGP_CSIRO_Lrig_0.1, whole genome shotgun sequence genome, one window contains:
- the LOC124689784 gene encoding BTB/POZ and MATH domain-containing protein 3-like — MQAMSPYNTVIVTGTVTTTARGTHVFDIGGFNSLTKHCGGVDGFFYSPTFTVDGLDWAIRYYPDGDHKVDQGYASVFVELMTKDAAAWARVSFGLIDGTTGEVVTLYQSKDSNLFDSAYDETCDWGTGELVKRTYLQAGSQYVLGNRLRIDCAIHVCRDHLTFRDDPSAALTHCSEEEPTDVTLDVAGVSFAAHASVLHARAPAMMKHHSYTTSVSDGKLRVSVDDMPPASFKALLHFAYTDSLPVVSGLNGAGHKEMLRCLLIAAQRYGMERLKAICERVLSESIDVDIVAATLAMAEEHGFSKLREACVEFNSFSYVIWRGVPEFRSDLGKDLSSLVVELIDLRRISTRLALNVYV; from the exons ATGCAAGCAATGTCACCCTATAACACGGTCATCGTGACGGGGACCGTGACGACGACGGCCCGTGGCACGCACGTGTTCGACATCGGCGGCTTCAACAGCCTGACGAAGCACTGCGGCGGCGTGGACGGCTTCTTCTACTCGCCGACCTTCACCGTCGACGGGCTCGACTGGGCCATCCGCTACTACCCCGACGGCGACCACAAGGTAGACCAGGGCTACGCGTCCGTTTTCGTGGAGCTCATGACCAAGGACGCCGCGGCGTGGGCGCGCGTCAGCTTCGGGCTGATCGACGGGACCACCGGCGAGGTGGTCACCTTGTACCAATCCAAGGACTCCAACCTGTTCGACTCTGCCTACGACGAGACTTGCGACTGGGGCACCGGCGAGCTCGTCAAGAGGA CGTACCTCCAAGCCGGGTCGCAGTACGTCCTCGGCAACCGCCTCAGGATCGACTGCGCCATCCACGTGTGTCGCGACCACCTCACCTTCCGCGACGACCCCAGTGCGGCGCTCACCCACTGCTCCGAGGAGGAACCGACGGACGTGACTCTGGACGTCGCAGGAGTGAGCTTCGCCGCCCACGCGTCCGTCCTCCATGCCCGGGCTCCTGCCATGATGAAGCACCACAGCTACACGACGAGCGTGAGCGACGGGAAGCTGCGGGTATCCGTTGACGACATGCCGCCGGCGTCGTTCAAGGCGCTGCTCCACTTCGCCTACACGGACTCGCTGCCCGTCGTGAGTGGCCTCAACGGCGCCGGTCACAAGGAGATGCTCCGGTGCCTGCTCATCGCCGCCCAGCGGTATGGCATGGAGAGGCTCAAGGCGATCTGCGAGCGCGTCCTCAGCGAGAGCATCGACGTGGACATCGTGGCTGCTACCTTAGCCATGGCCGAAGAGCATGGCTTCAGCAAGTTGAGAGAAGCTTGTGTGGAGTTCAATTCATTCA GCTACGTGATCTGGCGAGGAGTCCCTGAATTCAGGTCTGATCTCGGCAAGGATCTGAGTTCTTTGGTCGTGGAATTGATTGATCTG AGACGCATCTCGACAAGGCTCGCGCTGAACGTGTACGTCTGA
- the LOC124686536 gene encoding uncharacterized protein LOC124686536, giving the protein MASSAPSIMFRRLFKTLTVSPAIASGMTSQHHQLQQRAPVSGTAKGKAKLKAGMPLKRSTIAKKGGTPSTGGGGRGRREAIERITQIAESCLKSPTPLRHLSPKERLREAKREELGLSSKERQRELDAAKAKAKSKGTGGADGSRVLLGPPGLDYITLGLVDEEAIPEYELTVEDGRRLAKEYSRVLMRRHRARQTAETALLRLKNEAIMALPEKLQAAAIVLDIIPFPANRYMATLTPPIEGYIEKVRDAAKKYSVKEKLR; this is encoded by the coding sequence ATGGCTTCGAGTGCACCAAGCATCATGTTTCGGCGTCTTTTCAAGACACTCACTGTAAGCCCAGCAATAGCTTCTGGTATGACCAGCCAGCATCACCAGCTTCAGCAGCGTGCACCAGTGAGCGGTACAGCCAAAGGAAAGGCCAAGCTCAAAGCTGGCATGCCTTTGAAGCGCTCCACCATAGCAAAGAAGGGTGGCACACCTTCCACTGGTGGGGGTGGCCGTGGTCGCCGTGAGGCCATTGAGCGTATTACTCAGATTGCGGAGTCTTGTCTCAAATCGCCAACCCCCTTACGTCACTTGTCTCCCAAGGAGCGTCTTCGTGAGGCAAAACGTGAGGAGCTTGGGCTCAGCTCTAAGGAGCGCCAACGTGAACTTGATGCTGCCAAGGCTAAAGCCAAGTCTAAAGGTACTGGTGGAGCTGATGGCAGCCGTGTACTGTTGGGTCCACCGGGCCTTGATTATATCACTCTTGGGCTGGTTGATGAGGAGGCAATCCCTGAATATGAGCTGACAGTTGAAGATGGTCGACGACTTGCCAAAGAATACAGCCGTGTGCTAATGCGACGGCACCGTGCACGGCAAACTGCTGAAACAGCACTTTTGAGGCTCAAGAACGAGGCTATCATGGCACTCCCTGAGAAGCTGCaagctgctgctattgttcttgacATTATACCATTCCCTGCAAACCGGTACATGGCAACACTCACGCCACCAATTGAAGGATATATTGAAAAGGTGCGGGACGCTGCTAAGAAGTATTCAGTGAAGGAAAAGCTTCGCTGA